gacagaagtgcctggcgtgctctggtccatggggtcacgaagagtcagagacgactaaacaactaaacaactaaacaacaacaaaataaaagatTATactgcctaaaaaaaaaaaaaaatactgcttcAATGACTTCCCGGGAAAGTTGGTCGGAATGTTAGGACAGTGCATGTCAAAACACACTTTCTCTTTCCaggtttgttttagtttttttaagaaatacagTTCATTGGGAAACATGGAGGAAGAAAACCAGGAGTTTTTGTCATGTTGGAGCTAATGTGTTTTCCCACATCCATAACCAGCCCCGGGGTCATttggaggagggaattgaaaggaggAGAGAGGTCTTTGCTTGGCTCCTCACTCACCCTGACAGGGGCCTTTGATTCCAAATCCTCTTAAATGATCCACTTCTTTGACTTCCAATATCTGATGGGAGTGTCTcagtgcttccctttcactgGAGCAGCTTTTGGTAGGAGCAGCCTGACCACACCTTCATGGGCTCTATGAGGTCATGGGTATATTACTCTCTTTTGTGGACTGGCTTACCTGGTCCTCTGTGAGGTCATGCCCTCTGTACCTGATGGGCTGCTGAAAGCCTCCAGGTCTGAGAGGCTGGTAGGAAGATCAGACCacaatattttagaaatgtacaggGAGCAAGCTTGATCTATTGTTACATCCAGCAATGGGaatgctcatcagatttgcagatggcaccaaactgggaggggcagctaatgccgcagaagaaaGAATCAGGATTGGGGGTGCCAtttgtcctcttttcccaggacatgtCCCCTTTTTCATAGGCAGAGTTATAGCGACCCATAGCTAAAAGCAGAAcaaatgtgtcctttttttttCAACTCTACATTGAGTCCCAGCTAACGAAATGAATTTCAatggggacaaatgtcaggttctgcacttaggaagGAAGAACAAGATGcacaaatatggggggggggccaaTCTggtttactagcagtacatgtgaaaaggatctagaggttttggtggaccacaggctgaacatgagtcaatagtgtgatgcagcagcaaagcttATGCTATTGTTAACCCCTTGGaatgaataaatgctaggattttgatCAATTGGGATATGGATTAGATTAGAACATAAGCTGCAGAGCTGTTCCAGACAGGGAATTCCTGTGCTGGCTTATGCAAATCAACCTGGCTGACGCAGGGCTATCAAGAGTACTATAGGGGTCATTAACAATGCAAGGGAACTTCCCTCTTGACCCTAGGTGTGAACAAAGACTGGGGATTTGGGAGTTTGCCAGGGTACCTGCTCTGGGCGAGGGCAAGGGGTTTCTGGGAGaaagaagttgggggggggagagattcatCTTGGAGAGAGAGGCTGTAtgcctgcactgctgcctcttgaACTGACCATGCCGTAAGAGCTGGACTacttccatgcagactgaaggtgtaaatagctgaataaaccctatttcttaaagTACAACAGTTTCCACCATTTCTTCTATTCTCCAAAGTGactctaggctacatcaacagaaataGTGTCCCGATCACAGGAagtaataaaggtaaaaggtaaagaaccagaggatggttaagtccagtcaaatttaactatggggtgtggcacacatctctgctttcagtccgagggagtcggcatttgtcATCAGATACCCCTGGTAGTGAGGCTGCATCCATgtgatataagtaaaaaaaaaacctgctcctcttcccttatggggtacccaagagcccatacagagtccttttgtaggcTCTCTgtgggtaggagaaaataacagagaccaaccagagaatattgagaagcaaagcagcccgtaagcctgatatttattaactgttgcaacagggtgctcccccacatgcaggagagaggaggaggaccccgagccatgcGTGCAAGCCCTtacatagacattttaaattgcccgccctggagtccaagaccacccccagaaacatcatacctgcATCAcagacttgaagccattggtttgagtcatagctgtcaactttcagatttgaaaataagggatcagcagcctcacctgtcccaggcactcctgtcttcccctgcctcccgcagtttggtcaaactcatgctggtagcttcgagaagactgtccaaccacctcgtcctcatGGTTCAATGTTACTAGTGAGCAAAGTTACCCAGTCAGGATTTGAATCTTGGTACTAACTTTGGGGGTTAAGTTTCTATTTAGCTGTCCATTAATACTGACAAACCGTATCTCCCATTCATCTCTCAGATCCCCCTGTAAATCTAAAGTACTGACCTCACCACATCCTGcggtaaaaaaattccccaagttaATTACACATTGTGTGAAGGTAAGTGTGTGAAGCTACAGCATTCTTACTATCAGCTTAAGTGACAcgttcactctctctctcacgcacatgcacacacacacggtgaaatatactcagagtcgcaaagtaatttcatgctctttattcagctcatagtggtgaggaggaatgaatgaatgtcccctcaaagtatctgctttatatacattatgtacacaatgggctgcacatgattggctaattccggaattctactgtaagccaatcaggttgtggattcacttctatctggagcatgattgggtagttcctgccaaccaatcatactgctgcattgttctaggaccgatcagactgctgcattctgaatcctattgttctaggaccaatcagactgctgccctttggatcctattgttctaggaccaatcagactgctgcagtttggatcctattcaactcagtacataacacacgcacacacagagagagtagagcccctctgagccaaaagcccaaaggcagaaagcccagccagcagccaaacgaagcctcaagcagtggttcctacagtgcagcaacccggcaaagggatacagcagcaaggaaaaccacaccgtcacctctccgctgggaagcgctgaagcaaaggcgagtccctagGCAACGCGGCCAaattgatcggcacaaggcatgcaagctccaccccccagtggtTCTCAGACTGCTTAgtggtgagcaacgcagccgagCAACGCAGCTGAggagcctccctggccggcagggagggagaggagctgcttcctttgaaatccggGAAATTTACGCGATATCAACAATCCGGGGtagcagcaggaaacggcgctggaataagggagtttccctcCAAATaaaggaaggttgacagctatggtttgagtcctcccctccagagcaggcgaaagcaagcatgctccctcttccatgtgacagcccttgagatatttgaagatggctctcatatctctgtatacctgaaggagcgtctccacccccatcattctgcccggacgctgaggtccagcgccgagggccttctggcggttccctcattgcgagaagtgaggctacagggaaccagacagagggccttctcggtagtggcgcccgccctgtggaacgccctcccatcagatgtcaaagagataaataattacctgacattcagaagacatcttaaggcagccctgttcagggaagtttttaatatgtaacgctgtactgtttttaacactgattgggagccgcccagagtggctggggaaactcagccagatgggcggggtataaataataaattattattattattattattattattattattattattattatctcccccagtcccctcttttccagaataaaaatacccagctccttcaaccactcctcataaggcttggtttccagacccttgatcatcttggttgctctcctctgcacacagtCCAAGTAAGACCGACCCCCCCGCTCTTGGTTGCAGAATACCAGGCTATTTCACAGTTTATTAGGAACTGCATAACCTAAAGAGCAGCTAGTGAGTTTTTAAGGAATGAGTTAAATGTCAAACTTCCATACAATTATAAAAAGCTCAGCAGAAGTTCTTGAGTTTAGCTGATTTTTATGTCTGTCTCCACCAGAATGCAATGATAAATTCTTCTCCAGTGGACATGTAGCAGACTGACTCCTTTGGGGTGGTGTTATCTTCACCGTTTACTCTTTTTAGGTGAGCTTGGTTTTGGATCCTCAGGTGCCAGGAATGAAGATACCCGTTGAAACAACACAGCTATCCAGGCCAGACCAACGACGATCCAAGCGGCTCCAAGCACCCGGTAGCCCGGAAAATACGTCCTGTCCTGCTTAATCCCTGGAGACACAGAGAAAAGCAACAataatgtgtgaggaggtgatTTAAAGGACTCACCAATTCAGTTTATCTAAACTTCGTTagctcacattcacaccatacatttaaaagacatTTCTACCACTGAATTGTGGGAAGacgaacacaggaaactgccaatGTCCTTATTATTGCCTATTTGTGATGGTTTGGGCACATTATGCTGTTTTGGCCTGCAAAAGCTTTGGGGTAGTTGCCCTACCACATTCCCAATCTGTGCACATCCTATAACttcctgcttaataataataatatttgtaccccacccatctgactgggtttccccagccactctgggaggcttccagcatatatcaaaacattataaaacatacAGCATTACAAACTTCACTGTAcatttacaggtaggtagccgtgttggtctgccatagtcgaaacaaaataaaaaaaatccttccagtagcaccttagagaccaactaagtttgttattgatatacatctgaagaagtgtgcatgcacacgaaagctcaaacaattaacaaacttagttagtctctaaggtgctactggagggaatttttttacagtggtacctcgggttacatacgcttcaggttacatacgcttcaggttacacactccgctaacccagaaatagtgcttcaggataagaacagaaatcgggttccggtggtgcagcagcagcaggaggccccattagctaaagtggtgcttcaggttaagaacagtttcaggttaagaacggacctccggaacgaattaagtacttaacctgaggtaccactgtattttgtttccctatacagggctgccttcagatgtcttctaaaggtggtgtagttctttatctccttgacatcttcctggttccttgtaacctcacttcttgcagtgagggacccACCAGAAGGCCCgcggagatggacctcagtgtccgggctgaacagtgggggtggagtTGCAGTTCCAACCAAGAGAAAGGTGCAAAATCACTGTCCAGGAAAACATACtgggcattttcttttcttttatgtttgATGCATCCAGCCCAaacctctacaatgcaggaatctcagctaaagcatccatgacagatggccatccaacctctgcttcaaataCCCcagggaaagagagtccaccacctctcaaagGAGTCTATTGCACGGCCGAACCACTCTTACTGTCACAATTTCCCCCAAATGTTTAGTccgaatcttctttcttgcaacttgaagccattggcttgaGTCCTACTTGTCAGGGATCTAGCAGGGTCAGACGAATGGGAGGGGTCTGACTTGGACAATGAGAGAACACAATCACAGGCAGGACAGGAGTGGGTTAACTTGACCCCCTTCCTTCTCAGTCTTACAAAGTTGGCAGAGTAACAGAGAATGAGACCCAAGGGAGAGACATCTTGAGGTTACTAGGCAACCATGAAGGCAAGAGAGTTCAGGGGAATCTTCACTGGAGAACAAAAAGAGGGAGTTCCTATGGTCTCCTcacagcaggagggaggagagggtgaGAAGGCTATGTAAGGGTCAGAGGAGCAGGGCCAGACGTTGTCAAACCTTGTGTTGTCTGAGTAACGGAAACTCAGACGGAGCACCTGATTACCAGAGAATGATTGGTGTGTGCCGCGCTTTGTTTCTTTGACCTGTAAATAAACGTACATGAATTTTCCAGAGGCTCGTTACTGCATACTGGAGCCATCTGACTGCCTGAGATCATTATACTACTCTAAAGATCAAGAGAAAaaagcatgttccctcttccatgtgacagcccttgatatatttgaagttggctaccttgtctcctctcagcctcctcttttccaggctaaacatatccagctccttcaaccattcctcataagggttGGTTtcaagacccttgatcatcttggctgcccttctctgcacatgctccaacTTGTCAAcagccttcttaaactgtggtgcccagaactgggcacagtattctaggtgtgttctgaccaaggcagaatagagtggtactattacttcccttgatctggacactatacttctacaGATGCAGCCGAGAATAGAGTtagctccccccccacacacacacacactgctgcatcacacggttgactaatgttaagcttgtggtccaccaagacccctagatccttttcacatgtactgttagtaagccaggtgtcccccatcctatatttgtgcagctggtttttcTTGACTAagcgcagaaccttacatttgtccctattgaaatgtattttgttagcttgtgcccagttctccaatctgttaaggtcattttgaattgtgattctgtcttctgtgacattagctacccctccgaGTTCGGTGTCATCTGTACATTTGAGAAGCATCCTCTCAGTTCATTCAGCCAagcatttataaagacattgaacaacaacaagcCCAGAACAGAACCCAGTGGCacaccacttgtcacttttttccaggatgttgaggaaccattgatgagtactctttgggatggcttctgtaaatccagaactgttcctggaaaatagggatacttggagggtctgtactaGAGAAACTTAAAATATGGTTTGGGTTCCAGATTATAATCATTGCAAGTCATCATTTTTTATGAAACCTGAACTGAGCTTTCATATTCTTCAGTACAGCAGATTGGTTGCCACcagtacctccccccccccctttttaattaaagactttattgatttaaaaaagtgtgtgcaatgtctctctctcgtattttttccatgtaacatttttacaaatcagtttcatttgttgagacattaggaagaaaaggggaggaagatgagtggggttggggtcgggtggcgatgtttctattttccttcctatatgtagggtttggtgtcagcattgcttgtgctggttctttgctgttcacttgtgttcctttggtggtgagagaggttgtggTTGGCCTAGGATGTGGTTATTCATTtgaggttggctgtggtggtctttgttttcatgtgtgagtggggtgagtgggtgttttggatcaggttagccatattgatttgtatactgttgatgggtttttgtcattgtcttgttgggctgtgtacgtgataaaggggagccatactgggttgaaggtgtcttcttccatttgtccccttgtcagtttcagtttattggatAATTTTTCTAgtcaggctgtttcccatactatttggtatcattggtccatgcttactcctgacaggtctctctagtgtctggctatgatgcttctggatgcttaaagtaggtgggttatgagttctttgcggtgtaagtgggcattattgtcttggaagatgtaaggccaattctggggtggtttctaatacttgcttggttattttacttaTCTCTCATATGGTtcttgtccagaatagttgggttttggggcactcccaccacatatagaggtatgtgcctgtggatgtgcaccctctccagcattttggtgaggttcctgggcatattagctagttttcttggtgttaggtaccacctgtaggtgagtttcagggtgagatattttctttttgttgatatggatttaaaggggggtttagaacACATTTTgttccattgagtggggttaatctcatagcctacgTCATCCTCCTATTGTTTTTTTATTGCATCTAGGGAGTTCGTGGGATTTtgtagtagtattttgtatattctgGATACCATTCCTCTAcctgtccctttgttgttagaaGGAGGTTTTGAAGGTTGTCAGAGGCCTAGTTGCTgttgattttactgctggattgtttaagagggtatgcaattgctgatgtgttaaccagggcatttgggtgtcttctagtttgtcttgtatttcttgtgttgacaagggtttgttatttttctagaagtcTATTAGgcaatataagcctttggtttgccaggttttaatctggaggttttgtgctgcgtggtggaataatgggtgctGCGGCAGgggaattagtggggatgggATTGGGGACAGTTTGCCTATTACTGCCACCAGTACCTTGAAGCCACAAATGACCTCGCTTTATCTGTACAATCAGTTAAGACCACAATATCAAAGTATTTTGAAAGCCTTACCTATTATATAGTCTCCAAAACCAATGGTGCTGAGTGTAACAAATGTAAAATAGATAGCTTCATAATAAGCCCAGCCCTCCATCCATTGAAAGAAGAATGATGGCAAAATAAGAAACATTAGAATTCCCAGAACCACAAAAACGAAAATGTATCTTGCTGATTTCTGAAAgataaagcaagaaaagaaaagaaaaaaggcaggtTTGATGCAACAGAGCTCAGTCCTCTTGACCTTCAGCCATGCACTGTAATTTTAGGCTGCGTtaacagataaataataataattccacctGTTAAACTTCATCTGGAGCACAATTTCCTGCTGATGTCACAATTCATGGTGGTCAAGCTCTATGGTGGTATTTCATTCCTAATTGAAGGCACAGTTCAAGTTTATCTTCCTCAGATGGCATAATGCACGTGTCTAATTTATCCTTGTCTTCCACCTCTTATAGAGGCAGCTAATCAGAAATGCATATGTATATGCAATATAATAGAAGAAGAGATCTGTTGGATCAggcaagggcccatctagttgaGGATCCTGTTCTCATGAAAGCTGACTAGATGCCCacaggaaacctgcaaacaggacctgagtgctgTCTATGTCTATGTCGGCCTCAGTCTTGTGACTGGTAAGATTAGAAATTATCTCCAGATAAAGTAGCTgaattaccttctttcttttcccATACACTTTCTCTGCACAGCTTTCGAAGAGTCTTGAGATTGAAGTGCCAATATAGTTAAAGCAGATGAGGTTGAAGGGG
The nucleotide sequence above comes from Podarcis raffonei isolate rPodRaf1 chromosome 1, rPodRaf1.pri, whole genome shotgun sequence. Encoded proteins:
- the LOC128419026 gene encoding potassium channel subfamily K member 16-like isoform X2 — translated: MRVSRVQGLLLVAGILTYLLMGALIFELLEKDHYLKMEDAMFHMKEEFFSNYTALSPEEVELVIQKLVKYVQMGVEPIGRHDDEGRASWDFSTSFFFVGTMLSTIGYGNLCPQTKEGQLFCVLFALFGIPFNLICFNYIGTSISRLFESCAEKVYGKRKKKSARYIFVFVVLGILMFLILPSFFFQWMEGWAYYEAIYFTFVTLSTIGFGDYIIGIKQDRTYFPGYRVLGAAWIVVGLAWIAVLFQRVSSFLAPEDPKPSSPKKSKR
- the LOC128419026 gene encoding potassium channel subfamily K member 16-like isoform X1, whose amino-acid sequence is MNNMRVSRVQGLLLVAGILTYLLMGALIFELLEKDHYLKMEDAMFHMKEEFFSNYTALSPEEVELVIQKLVKYVQMGVEPIGRHDDEGRASWDFSTSFFFVGTMLSTIGYGNLCPQTKEGQLFCVLFALFGIPFNLICFNYIGTSISRLFESCAEKVYGKRKKKSARYIFVFVVLGILMFLILPSFFFQWMEGWAYYEAIYFTFVTLSTIGFGDYIIGIKQDRTYFPGYRVLGAAWIVVGLAWIAVLFQRVSSFLAPEDPKPSSPKKSKR